A DNA window from Candidatus Binatia bacterium contains the following coding sequences:
- the nrfD gene encoding NrfD/PsrC family molybdoenzyme membrane anchor subunit produces the protein MGPVKFAATSARFVLSGGKAYWLWIGLLLTLIVWGGLAYVDQFRAGLIVTNMRDQVSWAFYIGNFTFLVGVAAAAVILVIPAYVYHWGPIKEVAILGEILAISAIVMCLLFVTVDMGRPDRFWHLVPGLGRMNFPSSVLAWDVLVLNLYLVLNLVIVTHILYRGMQGRPYNQRLVVPLVLFSVPAAVGIHTVTAFIYAGLAARPYWNASILAPRFLCSAFCSGPAVMLVLFQILQRTTKIAIKDAAIWKVAELMAYAMFLNLFLLGAELFKEYYSATEHLIHFEYLFKGVHGHHALVPFAWAFVICGITAFLLFLFPATRRNVITLNLGCLLIYASVYIEKGMGLVMPAFTPDTLGEIYEYTPTLHELRIGAAIFSTGFLVFTILCRIAIPIMTGEFAKAHAPASARKPGQLAVQASGAA, from the coding sequence ATGGGACCAGTGAAGTTCGCCGCAACAAGTGCTCGTTTTGTCCTCAGTGGAGGGAAGGCCTACTGGCTGTGGATCGGCTTGCTCCTCACGCTGATCGTCTGGGGCGGGCTTGCGTACGTCGACCAATTCCGCGCCGGGCTGATCGTCACGAACATGCGCGACCAGGTGTCGTGGGCTTTTTACATCGGAAACTTCACCTTCCTTGTCGGCGTGGCCGCGGCCGCCGTCATCCTCGTCATCCCGGCGTACGTCTATCACTGGGGACCGATCAAAGAAGTCGCGATCCTGGGTGAGATTCTCGCGATCAGCGCGATCGTGATGTGCCTGCTCTTCGTGACCGTCGACATGGGTCGCCCGGACCGGTTCTGGCACCTCGTCCCCGGCCTTGGCCGGATGAACTTCCCGAGCTCTGTGCTCGCCTGGGATGTGCTTGTGCTGAACCTCTACCTTGTCCTGAACCTGGTGATCGTCACGCACATCCTCTACCGCGGCATGCAGGGGCGGCCGTACAATCAGCGTCTGGTCGTGCCGCTCGTACTCTTCTCGGTCCCGGCGGCCGTCGGCATCCACACCGTCACGGCGTTCATCTACGCCGGTCTGGCGGCGCGCCCGTACTGGAATGCCTCGATCCTCGCCCCACGCTTTCTATGCTCGGCCTTCTGTTCGGGGCCGGCGGTCATGCTCGTTCTCTTCCAGATCCTCCAGCGCACCACCAAGATTGCGATCAAGGACGCCGCGATCTGGAAGGTGGCCGAACTGATGGCGTACGCCATGTTTCTCAACCTCTTCCTGCTTGGCGCCGAGCTCTTCAAAGAGTACTACTCGGCAACCGAGCATCTCATCCATTTTGAGTACCTCTTCAAAGGCGTCCATGGTCACCATGCGCTCGTGCCTTTCGCCTGGGCCTTCGTTATCTGCGGCATCACCGCTTTCCTCCTCTTTCTGTTCCCGGCAACACGGCGTAACGTCATCACGCTGAACCTGGGCTGCCTGCTCATCTACGCAAGCGTGTACATCGAGAAGGGGATGGGACTGGTCATGCCCGCCTTCACGCCCGACACCCTCGGCGAGATCTACGAGTACACACCGACGCTCCACGAACTACGGATCGGTGCAGCCATTTTCTCAACCGGCTTTCTCGTCTTCACGATCCTCTGCAGAATCGCCATTCCCAT